One window of the Doryrhamphus excisus isolate RoL2022-K1 chromosome 10, RoL_Dexc_1.0, whole genome shotgun sequence genome contains the following:
- the LOC131137290 gene encoding sperm acrosome membrane-associated protein 4-like produces the protein MKGLTFCLFAIVMLVSAQGEEEEPLEQMMNAEGLEEEEELLQCFRCDLGFWDACYTTETDCNPGERCFTGHGKAADVLDVKTLGCVKAEECDVETTVELFSNNTIFVMTKRCCDASFCNAAFRLRADTLFCITVAFVMSWHFAGASAH, from the exons ATGAAGGGACTAACGTTTTGCCTTTTTGCTATCGTGATGCTCGTGTCGGCTCAAG GTGAGGAAGAGGAGCCTCTGGAGCAGATGATGAACGCAGAAGGacttgaggaagaggaggagcttcTGCAGTGCTTTCGTTGCGACCTGGGTTTCTGGGACGCATGCTACACGACAGAAACCGACTGCAACCCCGGGGAGCGTTGCTTCACCGGTCACGGGAAGGCAG ctGACGTCCTGGATGTCAAGACGTTGGGCTGCGTGAAAGCAGAGGAGTGCGACGTGGAGACCACCGTGGAGCTCTTCTCCAACAACACCATCTTTGTCATGACCAAACGCTGCTGCGACGCCTCCTTCTGCAACGCGGCGTTCAGACTTCGGGCCGACACGCTTTTCTGCATCACTGTCGCGTTCGTGATGTCCTGGCACTTTGCAGGGGCCTCCGCACACTGA